Sequence from the Amaranthus tricolor cultivar Red isolate AtriRed21 chromosome 1, ASM2621246v1, whole genome shotgun sequence genome:
TAAATAGCCTATTTAATACAaatcaaagagaaaataagaatgtagGCTTCTTGTTTGAGGTCGTCTGAGACGGTCTCTCACGTGAATAGTTGTATGATATATAGtttaaaaagtgcaaaaatataacaaaaattactagAGCTCAATGGTTGTTAGTAACACATTTGTAATCTAAGGTTAAGGAATCACACCctaatttaaactattttttttttatataaatttatattataatttcatTCCTCTTTATCTTACATAATTTCACATTCATCCTTTTtagtgtgtgtgtttatatttctaatatcttaattttaattgtattttttttgaagaCTTACTAGGCAAATATATAAAGTCAAAAACACTAAGTTTTTTTCAAAAGGAATAATCATAAGAAAGCTTCAATTCCACTggtcaaatataatttttttctatgattcaaattcattttagtttatataattttaatattttcattgttTAACTAGttttatttagtaaataatttgTCAGTATATCGACAATTGGTTCCACCTATTTCAAAAACCTGGGTTCGCCACTAATGCTAGGTATGAAACTACATCGACACTTCTAATTAAAAGGATTCTTGTGTGAGGGGCCATAACATATTCTAAAGCCTCaaacatcaacatatacttttagttgagttatttCACATTATACAACCTCAAAGCTTTGTTGGTAAGTTATATATAATCTTTTAATACATGATTCTAAATCAAATTGTGACAATAACAAAGCTGATAAATAAGTTTACATTATGAGTAATTGCTGTGGGCCTTCTAATTTATGAGACCCCTTAATTAACAATAAGTATTAGCCAACATAAGATACAATTACACGTAAGACAAACATTTTGTTTCCTGACTTTGTTGCAAAATAGAGCTAATTAATACCAAATAATACCAAAAAATGAGGTAAGTAATATGAATTattgtttgaaaagaaaaattatagtcatcgTAATCTTGTAACAAATTTCTTTATTGGTGGCCATAAAAAATATGGAATTCAACACgttaggttatttttttttttgggaatattaaatagtaattaaaaataattgtgaCCACCAAATAGCAACTCTTAGGTCTTTTGGCTTTGTGACACTATTACtactaatttttaaaagtatgaAATTACAGTGTGAGTTTGCCTAACCTCTACACCAACCACAGTCCACAGCAATGGGGATTGATGGGGGCACACCTACTACTCGCAGTCTCGCACGTATTTCTTTGTGCATCAGTATTTCACACTTCCTGCATTTTGGATTTTACAAACTTTGAAACTCATTCTTGCTTACATGATCTATCCTTTTCCTATTAACTACTCCTACAAGAGtaatttacaatttacaatgCTATACCATTATGAGTAAAGCAAATGAACACCACACTACAATGATTGTGAAAGATTTGGTGACAAATTGTTAAGGGATTTTTGAGGAGATTAGGGAATATTATTTAGTTCCTATCTTTAGTGACTTTTCATATATTTAGGTAATTAAGTGTTATCTTTTTGTATTCTAGCTTTCTCTTTGTAACCTATTTATATTACTCAATGAATCAATGAGAAGGCAAGACAATTAACACCAAAATCAATTCTATCACAAATCTTGAATACAATCTTTCTTCATCACCAATAAAATATCTATATGagaatctaaaaaaaataaaatttatcataaaGAGTATCATAGGGATTGCATCCCAAGTACATGTGCAACTGATCCAAGGTacaaaatagaatttttttttttttatatcttgaGTGCTAATTCTCCAGCATGGTGCTTCGAGATTAATATGAATTACACTTAAAGATacattgaatcaaaagaatgaTACAaagcactatatatatatatatatatatcctaggGGTGAAGTGTATTAGGAGATTGTCATGTTCTTATTagttcttaaatttaataaagaattaaaaaataaatttatagaaaaaaaaaaaagaacttgaCTCTTTTTAGCACCTCATTTCCTACCACCTTTACCGTACCATCACCATAGCTCACCCTACGCCATCCTCCTCTGTAACAACCCTTCCTTCCCCACTATCCTCCCATTAGAACCACCATTTGTTGTTGCCAGCGTTAGCTTTAATTTCTAACACCGAGTCGAACACCTTCTTTTCTACACTTATTTGACCACCCTAAACCACCATAGTCTTCAATCCTTCGATCATATCCCCTACCTTGTTCACCGCCACATTCATCATGCATCATTAGGATTGGTGGTTATTTTAGTATATcttttttaaaactaattaattttatataatttaaaagaaaaaaattgaatttaataaattaataaaaatcttaaacaCCAATTGTTGTATGGGTACGCTATGCGACGCATTTcaacattaattaaataattcacTTAAATAGCCAAATCATAAACACAAAATAGAGTTAAGTAGAGTCTCCTAAGTCTTAACTATAAGAAGTCCACAATCTCGACGTCACATAGTCTCAAAAGGGTTAATATGGTAAAAGAGAAAGGGCCATAGAGGATGATATGTCAGACACTTGCATCTCCACTTACCAATATATTCAGAAATTCAGATCCAACACCAACTCATTACTCATCCTGTTCTCCCTCCCTCCTCACCAAATTCCTCTCTTTTCACCAAACACAGTCAACATAAATCAcaaaattaacataaacaattaaaatatacaaTGCACCAAATCTCATTTTGTCACAATGACATAAAAGTCCTTCCAATACCCTTCAATTCTTCCTTTAAATCTCATCCTCATTTCCTCAAACACCTTGTGTGCacctcttctcttctctctttctcccACAATTTCTCATCTTCTATTCTCACCTTGGCAATCCCACATCCCGTTCCTTCCCCTATCACCATGGATCCCGTTAATGTTTGGGGGAATTCTTCCCTTGAAGAGGTAGACCCAGAAATCTATGACCTTATTGAAAAGGAAAAACGCCGTCAATGTAGAGGAATTGAGTTGATTGCCTCTGAAAATTTCACGTCTTTTGCTGTTATTCAAGCCCTTGGAAGTGCTCTTACCAATAAGTATTCAGAGGGTATGCCTGGAAATCGTTATTATGGTGGTAATGAGCATATAGATGTGATTGAAAACCTTTGTAGATCAAGGGCATTACAATGCTATAGACTTGACCCTGAAAAATGGGGTGTTAATGTTCAACCATACTCTGGGAGTCCTGCAAATTTTGCTGCATACACTGCAGTTTTAAACCCACATGATAGAATTATGGGACTTGATCTTCCATCAGGTGGACATTTAACTCATGGGTATTATACTGCTGGTGGTAAAAAGATTTCTGCAACATCAATTTACTTTGAGAGTTTGCCTTACAAGGTGAATTTTCAAACTGGGTATATTGATTATGATAAGCTTGAGGAGAAAGCTATGGACTTTAGGCCTAAAATGATTATTTGTGGTGGAAGTGCTTATCCTAGGGATTGGGATTATGCTCGTTTTAGGGCTATTGCTGATAAATGCGGTGCCCTTTTGCTCTGTGATATGGCACACATTAGTGGCCTTGTTGCTGCTCaggtataaatttttcattttttgtataaaattaATTGTAGATGTGGATTTGTGTTGGTTTAGGGTGATTCTTAACGCTTCTTTATGTTTTTGGATGTAGATCTGTCTTGTCTGATGATTATTAGTTAATTTTTGTTTGGTGGATTAATTTTGTGGATCCGGATTTTTggtggtttttttttgttattattatgttaatgtTTTATAGAATTATGATGTTGTATACCATATTACCATGTACTCATAATATCAGTATATCTGAAAGTGTCTCTCTTTGTAATGATAGTGTATGTTGGACTTCCATGTATTTCCATTATCCGTTTCTTCTTTTCCCCAATCAACCGGCCATTGTGTGTGAACTTATGAGAATTTGATAGACTACAATGATCTGCTCAACTGCTCCTATAATTGTAAAATGAATGTGTAACCTTGTTAGATGTGAAAATGTTAGTCATGTCTACCGTTGATGGTGTGTTTGTAGATCGTTTCGTTAATGTATTGGCTAGAAGTTGGTATACTAGTATATAAAGCTTGAAGTGTCTCATGATTCGATACTCTTgtgaattcaaaaaaaaaattacggttggttttaggctatttttgagtCATTTTATGCGAATTGTAAATTCAAAAGACGAATTAGCTAGCAAATTGTGCTACACTGGAAGCTCGATAAGTCATGTAGCCCCTTCGATGGTTGTCATGGAATTTGATGGGTTGAACCCTGATATTGTTTTTTCTGATTGCAGGAAGCTGCAAGTCCCTTTGAGTATTGTGACATTGTGACCACTACTACTCACAAGAGTCTTAGAGGTCCTAGGGCCGGCATGATCTTCTACCGCAAAGGCCCAAAACCACCGAAGAAGGGCCAACCTGAAGATGCTGTGTATGACTTTGAAGACAAGATCAACTTTGCTGTTTTCCCTTCCCTTCAAGGTGGTCCTCACAACCACCAGATTGGTGCTTTGGCCGTTGCCCTGAAACAAGCGATGTCCCCTGGGTTCAAAGCTTATGCAAAGCAAGTTAGGGCAAATGCTGTTGCTATTGGAAACTATTTAATGAGCAAGGAATACAGCATTGTTACTGGTGGAACCGAGAATCACCTTGTCCTTTGGGATCTTCGTCCTCTTGGATTGACAGGTACAAACCATCAAAATAATGATATTGATTTGGACTTTTGTAGTTGATTCTGCCTCGATTTCTCTTGTGAataaaagtttaaatataaGGCATTGTTTATGTCATAAACTTTCGGCAGGAAACAAGGTGGAGAAGCTATGCGATCTGTGCAACATCACTGTTAACAAGAATGCTGTGTTTGGTGATAGCAGTGCTTTGGCTCCTGGGGGTGTACGAATTGGTAAggattttgaaaatcatattctagtGTAATGTTGACATGAGCAACACAAAAGCTGTAGATCAAAAACGTTTTGGCTAATGTTGGTATGGACAGGTACTCCTGCCATGACTTCAAGAGGGTTGGTGGAGAAGGATTTCGAGCAGATCGGAGAGTTTCTTCACAGGGCCGTGACCATCACTTTGAACATCCAAAAGGAGTATGGTAAACTCCTAAAGGACTTCAACAAAGGTCTGGTAAATAACAAGGAGATTGAACAACTGAAGGCCGACGTTGAGAAATTTTCATCCTCATATGACATGCCTGGTTTCTTGATGTCTGAGTTGAAGTACAAGGACTAAGTCCTTTTCAATCTCATAATCATTCCAACAAAACTGCTGTTCATTTGGtttagatttttcttttcattttcataaagtTTAATTTCTTAGGAAGGTAACTATCTGggtatgttttttctttttactttttgtCTTTGGACATCAATTAAGCAGTTCTCTAATGTCATGTTTGGGAAAATGGTGAACATTTCCTTGTTCCCAAACATTACATGACATTAATTATCAGATTTTATATGAATAATAAATATAGTGAAAATttccttgtttgttttgtgatGCCTATTCAGAACTTTTAGAGATTAAAGCTATCTCAATGCGGCCGTTTCTTTTGCAATTCATATTGGCGTTGATGGATCATGATTATGTAATGTTCTTTAGAGGGTGTGTGAAGTATGGATTTAACCttttaacatttaaataacAGACATCAATTTTGATTGGTAATGTATTGCTAAGTAGTatacaaattaataaagaaaatggtGCAAATTGGAAGGAACTGAAAAATAAGGAGTAATCTTTGGAAAAGCATACTTGGTATTCTGCCTTCAAATGAGCTGGGGTAAAAAAACTgataaaagccaaaaaaaatgaaaaacaatggGCGTCTCTGAGCTACATGAGTCGTGAGTACATCACGAGTGGAAGCTTAGTTTTTTTCATCAAATGGGTACACAAATATAGCCACCTTAAGATTGgatatttaaaagataattaaCCAAAGATAAGACCTTCAGAgttaaattttctaaaataaaatgcaAAGGATAATACAACTCTGTTTTAATGCAGAATCATAAAATACAGTCCTGTATCCCTAACAGTAACATCTGTACTTAATTGACATAGCCATTGGGGAATGGGGATTCATTTGTTTTCTGAGAACTTCCAAAAAAGTGCACTGGTAATCTGAAAAAGAGACGTGGCAAAGTAAGTCTTCCATTATGAGTCACCATAAACTCTGTAATTTCAACATTCAAGGTATACCTCCTACCTTAAGGAACATCAATCAAAGATCTCCTGAGCAGAAATTATGCTATGTTGGCTGCAAAATTAGAAACcaaacaatttattattattgttctacTACATCACAATCAATATTCCATCTCAAACATTAAAAGCTTATACTATTTCTCAATGACCTTCACTGATAAATATTCTCAAATTTCAAGCACCAAAATTTTCTCAAGAAAACCATGTTTTTGACGGCGTGCATGAAATTTACATAGTTTCACAATTATAAGATGAAACTCAGAAAAGATGTTTTCAAGGGGCATTTTCCTATATTTAAAGCGACTTAACAAATTTGAATAAAGGGGCAATTATATTTAAGACCAATTTAAGGTTAATTTTAACTTTGGAATCAAGCTCAGTTGGAGATATAGCTTGGACAGGGTT
This genomic interval carries:
- the LOC130814629 gene encoding serine hydroxymethyltransferase 4-like codes for the protein MHQISFCHNDIKVLPIPFNSSFKSHPHFLKHLVCTSSLLSFSHNFSSSILTLAIPHPVPSPITMDPVNVWGNSSLEEVDPEIYDLIEKEKRRQCRGIELIASENFTSFAVIQALGSALTNKYSEGMPGNRYYGGNEHIDVIENLCRSRALQCYRLDPEKWGVNVQPYSGSPANFAAYTAVLNPHDRIMGLDLPSGGHLTHGYYTAGGKKISATSIYFESLPYKVNFQTGYIDYDKLEEKAMDFRPKMIICGGSAYPRDWDYARFRAIADKCGALLLCDMAHISGLVAAQEAASPFEYCDIVTTTTHKSLRGPRAGMIFYRKGPKPPKKGQPEDAVYDFEDKINFAVFPSLQGGPHNHQIGALAVALKQAMSPGFKAYAKQVRANAVAIGNYLMSKEYSIVTGGTENHLVLWDLRPLGLTGNKVEKLCDLCNITVNKNAVFGDSSALAPGGVRIGTPAMTSRGLVEKDFEQIGEFLHRAVTITLNIQKEYGKLLKDFNKGLVNNKEIEQLKADVEKFSSSYDMPGFLMSELKYKD